The following are encoded together in the Longimicrobiaceae bacterium genome:
- the gluQRS gene encoding tRNA glutamyl-Q(34) synthetase GluQRS codes for MVRGRFAPSPTGRLHLGNARTALLAWLHARSAGGRFVMRVEDLDRGRVRPGYMEAQLDDLRWLGLDWDEGPDVGGPHAPYLQSERRERFAEALGRLEAAGLVYPCYCSRREIAAAASAPHGASDEGPRYAGTCRERPRGAGEVGGPAALRFRVPEGEVRFRDAVMGEVAFDPAAETGDFVVRRRDGVAAYQLAVVVDDAAMGITHVVRGADLLSSTARQLLLYRALGLPAPEWLHVPLMLGPDGERLAKRHGAVSLAELRGEGIAPERVVGWLASTCGLAEPGEHVRPAELVPRFSTSL; via the coding sequence ATGGTCCGGGGTAGGTTCGCGCCCAGCCCCACGGGGCGGCTGCACCTGGGGAACGCCCGCACCGCACTCCTCGCATGGCTGCACGCGAGGAGCGCGGGCGGGCGCTTCGTCATGCGCGTGGAGGACCTGGACCGCGGCCGGGTGCGCCCCGGGTACATGGAGGCCCAGCTCGACGACCTGCGCTGGCTGGGGCTGGACTGGGACGAGGGGCCGGACGTGGGCGGGCCGCACGCGCCCTACCTCCAGTCCGAGCGCCGGGAGCGGTTCGCGGAGGCGCTCGGGCGGCTGGAGGCCGCGGGGCTGGTGTATCCCTGCTACTGCTCCCGCAGGGAGATCGCGGCGGCGGCCAGCGCCCCCCATGGGGCCAGCGACGAGGGGCCGCGCTACGCCGGCACCTGCAGGGAGCGCCCACGCGGCGCGGGGGAGGTGGGGGGCCCCGCGGCGCTGCGCTTCCGCGTACCGGAGGGGGAGGTGCGCTTCCGGGACGCGGTGATGGGCGAGGTGGCCTTCGACCCGGCGGCGGAGACCGGCGACTTCGTGGTGCGCCGCAGGGACGGGGTCGCCGCCTACCAGCTGGCGGTGGTGGTGGACGACGCCGCCATGGGGATCACGCACGTGGTGCGGGGCGCGGACCTGCTCTCCTCCACGGCGCGGCAGCTCCTCCTCTACCGGGCGCTGGGGCTCCCCGCGCCGGAGTGGCTCCACGTCCCGCTCATGCTGGGGCCGGACGGGGAGCGCCTCGCGAAGCGGCACGGCGCCGTCTCGCTGGCCGAGCTGCGCGGCGAGGGGATCGCGCCGGAAAGGGTGGTCGGGTGGCTCGCCTCCACCTGCGGCCTGGCCGAGCCGGGCGAGCACGTCCGGCCCGCCGAGCTCGTCCCCCGCTTCTCGACGAGCCTCAT